The proteins below come from a single Caenibius sp. WL genomic window:
- a CDS encoding S8 family peptidase — MTVPGAFDTTEFRSSNGAVFHNAAAAWKDGKTGAGQTIAIVDSGIDTATPELAGRITASRDFALSEGASRAPGDLVGGTHGTQVAMIAAGARNGTGTLGIAYDANILGLRVDSKGSCGGTCEFAPGPVAEAVRFAADNGAKVINISMTYGSAMSGMNAAVAYAVGKGAVVVIAAGNDGQESPSAFVTDIQSAGGANVIVAGSVDANGNISAFSTRAGTTRNIYLAALGQALVDPLNSGAKISGTSFSAPQISGAIALLAQEFPSMTGAELVDILLRTAHDAGAAGTDAIYGRGILDIARAMAPVGTATIAGTGNVVPLNSLSGVGSEAMGDALAGPASLETVILDEYRRAFSMDIGRGMRSATLVPRLHNALSGETRMMAGASEKASLAFTVRANGAGGVQVWSEALRLSQDDARQAQVLAARVALRLSPGTQVAFGFADSANGLAAQMRGAQSPAFFVAQDATTEEGFHADDRVSLALRRQLGPWGLTVGAESGRIVSGAPLVLDQTRGGGRTRDGMSRFGVVLDRHWGAVDMAFGASWLNENRTVLGARFSEAFGGKGADSVTLDGRVGWQFAPSWRLAGAWRESWTMARSAGLIADGSQLRSRAWSIDLSRNRVFGQSDSIALRIAQPMRVEKGQLRLDMPVSYDYATQTAGFGTRALNLAPNGREIMGELAWSGRLFAGRASASVFYRRDPGHYAQLPDDKGVALRWTTGF, encoded by the coding sequence ATGACGGTGCCCGGGGCATTCGACACAACCGAATTCCGCTCCAGCAATGGGGCGGTGTTCCACAATGCCGCTGCAGCCTGGAAAGACGGCAAGACCGGCGCCGGGCAAACCATTGCTATCGTCGATAGCGGGATCGATACCGCCACCCCTGAATTGGCGGGCCGTATTACCGCTTCGCGCGATTTTGCGTTGTCTGAGGGCGCATCCCGGGCACCTGGTGATCTCGTCGGAGGAACACATGGTACGCAGGTGGCCATGATAGCAGCGGGTGCGCGCAACGGCACTGGAACGCTAGGGATTGCCTATGATGCGAATATCCTCGGGCTCAGGGTTGATAGTAAGGGCTCTTGCGGAGGGACATGTGAGTTCGCCCCGGGTCCGGTTGCCGAGGCTGTACGTTTTGCTGCCGATAATGGTGCGAAAGTTATCAATATCTCGATGACTTACGGATCGGCAATGTCAGGTATGAACGCTGCGGTTGCCTATGCGGTCGGCAAGGGTGCAGTTGTTGTTATCGCGGCGGGCAATGATGGCCAGGAAAGTCCGTCCGCTTTTGTGACCGATATCCAGAGCGCCGGTGGCGCGAACGTGATTGTGGCCGGATCGGTCGATGCGAACGGCAATATATCCGCTTTCAGCACGCGCGCCGGGACGACCAGGAACATTTATCTTGCAGCGTTGGGTCAAGCGCTCGTCGATCCACTGAATTCGGGGGCGAAGATTAGCGGGACAAGCTTTTCCGCGCCGCAGATCAGTGGGGCGATTGCTTTGCTGGCGCAGGAGTTCCCGTCGATGACGGGGGCAGAACTGGTCGATATCCTGCTGCGCACCGCGCATGATGCGGGGGCGGCCGGCACTGATGCGATCTATGGGCGTGGCATTCTCGATATTGCGCGGGCGATGGCGCCGGTGGGGACCGCTACCATTGCCGGAACAGGCAATGTCGTGCCACTCAACAGTCTGTCCGGGGTTGGTTCGGAAGCGATGGGTGATGCGCTGGCTGGCCCTGCTTCACTCGAAACCGTCATACTTGACGAATACCGGCGCGCGTTCAGCATGGATATTGGGAGGGGCATGCGCAGTGCCACTCTGGTGCCGCGGCTGCATAATGCGCTGTCCGGAGAAACGCGGATGATGGCGGGGGCGAGCGAAAAGGCGAGCTTGGCCTTTACTGTCAGGGCAAATGGCGCGGGCGGGGTGCAGGTCTGGTCGGAAGCTTTGCGCTTGTCCCAGGACGATGCCAGGCAGGCGCAAGTACTGGCCGCGCGTGTGGCTTTGCGATTGTCGCCCGGAACGCAGGTCGCGTTCGGCTTTGCCGACAGCGCAAATGGGCTGGCGGCGCAGATGCGCGGTGCACAGAGCCCAGCCTTCTTCGTGGCGCAGGATGCCACGACGGAAGAAGGTTTCCATGCCGATGATCGGGTCTCGCTTGCCCTGCGTCGCCAGCTTGGCCCGTGGGGGCTGACTGTTGGGGCGGAGAGCGGGCGGATCGTTTCGGGTGCGCCATTGGTTCTCGACCAGACGCGTGGCGGCGGTCGTACGCGTGATGGGATGAGCCGGTTCGGAGTAGTCTTAGATCGCCACTGGGGCGCGGTGGACATGGCGTTCGGCGCGAGCTGGCTGAACGAGAACCGCACCGTGCTTGGCGCACGCTTCAGCGAGGCCTTCGGCGGCAAGGGGGCGGACAGCGTGACGCTGGACGGGCGCGTGGGATGGCAGTTCGCCCCGTCTTGGCGGCTGGCCGGAGCATGGCGCGAAAGCTGGACCATGGCGCGTTCGGCCGGGTTGATCGCCGACGGTTCGCAATTGCGCAGCCGGGCGTGGTCGATCGATCTCAGCCGGAATCGGGTGTTCGGCCAGTCCGACAGCATCGCCTTGCGGATCGCGCAGCCGATGCGGGTGGAGAAGGGGCAGCTCCGCCTCGATATGCCGGTCAGCTACGACTATGCCACGCAAACGGCGGGCTTCGGCACGCGAGCGCTCAATCTCGCGCCCAACGGGCGGGAAATCATGGGCGAACTGGCATGGAGCGGGCGGTTGTTTGCCGGCCGGGCGAGCGCCAGCGTGTTCTATCGCCGTGATCCCGGCCACTATGCGCAGTTGCCTGATGACAAGGGCGTGGCTCTGCGCTGGACCACCGGATTCTGA
- the gmk gene encoding guanylate kinase has protein sequence MFVLSSPSGAGKTTISRKLLAAEDNLHMSVSVTTRPQRPGEIDGKDYIFARRPEFDRMVAGDAFLEYAEVFGNCYGTPKAEIDAGLRNGKDYLFDIDWQGTQQLYQRAGPDVVRVFLLPPSIAELEHRLSSRGTDSAEVIAGRMARAQSEISHWDGYDYVVVNDDIEACFEKVRTILHAERLRRTRQTGLIAFVRELTR, from the coding sequence ATGTTCGTTCTCTCCTCACCCTCAGGCGCCGGGAAGACGACGATTTCGCGCAAACTCCTCGCCGCAGAGGACAACCTGCACATGTCGGTTTCGGTCACCACCCGGCCGCAGCGCCCCGGCGAAATTGATGGCAAGGACTACATCTTCGCCCGCCGCCCCGAATTCGACCGCATGGTGGCCGGGGACGCGTTCCTTGAATATGCCGAGGTGTTCGGCAATTGCTACGGCACGCCCAAGGCGGAGATCGACGCCGGGCTGCGCAACGGCAAGGATTACCTGTTCGATATCGACTGGCAGGGCACCCAGCAACTCTATCAGCGCGCCGGGCCGGATGTGGTGCGCGTGTTCCTGCTCCCGCCCAGCATCGCCGAACTGGAACACCGCCTGTCATCGCGCGGCACCGACAGCGCCGAAGTGATCGCCGGGCGCATGGCCCGCGCCCAGTCGGAAATCAGCCACTGGGATGGTTATGACTACGTCGTGGTCAACGACGATATCGAAGCCTGCTTCGAAAAGGTTCGCACGATCCTCCACGCCGAACGCCTGCGCCGCACACGCCAGACCGGCCTGATCGCTTTCGTCCGCGAACTGACGCGCTAG
- a CDS encoding ClpXP protease specificity-enhancing factor SspB, which yields MSDETPDSLIPYDEIVQEALRAVVGRVLGQIVGTGGHLPGSHHFYITFKTGAPGVSIPAHLRERFPDEMTIVLQNKFWDLTVGDAFFSVGLSFNQIPAKLVIPFSAITAFVDPAVDFGLQFQASVPDMAPEPHDDAENDSPEADGKPAPGSEDGSNVVTIDFGRKK from the coding sequence ATGAGTGACGAAACACCCGATAGCCTTATTCCCTATGATGAAATCGTTCAGGAAGCCCTGCGCGCCGTGGTCGGCCGCGTGCTGGGCCAGATAGTAGGCACGGGGGGCCACCTGCCCGGCAGTCACCACTTCTACATCACGTTCAAGACCGGCGCGCCCGGAGTTTCGATCCCGGCGCACCTGCGCGAACGGTTTCCTGACGAGATGACTATCGTCCTTCAGAACAAGTTCTGGGATCTCACGGTGGGCGATGCCTTCTTCTCCGTCGGCCTCAGCTTCAACCAGATTCCGGCCAAGCTGGTGATTCCCTTCTCGGCAATCACCGCCTTCGTCGATCCGGCGGTGGATTTCGGCCTGCAATTCCAGGCTTCGGTGCCCGACATGGCCCCCGAACCGCATGACGATGCCGAGAACGATTCGCCCGAGGCGGATGGCAAGCCCGCCCCCGGCAGCGAAGATGGCTCCAATGTCGTGACAATCGATTTCGGCCGCAAGAAATAG
- the hisB gene encoding imidazoleglycerol-phosphate dehydratase HisB produces MRRGTITRKTSETDIAVEVNLDGTGAYDVSTGIGFLDHMVEQFSRHSLIDVTMKVAGDLHVDQHHTTEDSAIALGQAIAQALGDKAGIGRYGAVYSPMDEALSRVALDISGRPYLVWKAGFSQPRLGEMDTELFEHWFHSIAHALGITLHIELLYGQNNHHIVEGIYKGFARAMRQAVERDPRKGDAVPSTKGQLGG; encoded by the coding sequence ATGCGTAGAGGCACGATCACCCGCAAGACCAGCGAGACCGATATTGCCGTCGAGGTGAATCTCGACGGAACCGGGGCCTATGACGTTTCCACCGGGATCGGATTTCTCGATCATATGGTGGAACAGTTTTCGCGCCATTCGCTGATCGACGTGACGATGAAAGTGGCGGGCGATCTCCATGTCGACCAGCACCACACCACCGAAGACAGCGCCATCGCGCTGGGCCAGGCGATCGCGCAGGCGCTGGGCGACAAGGCGGGCATCGGCCGGTACGGTGCGGTCTATTCGCCGATGGACGAAGCGCTGTCGCGCGTGGCGCTGGACATTTCCGGCCGCCCCTATCTGGTGTGGAAGGCCGGCTTCAGCCAGCCGCGGCTGGGCGAGATGGACACCGAGCTGTTCGAACACTGGTTCCATTCGATCGCCCATGCGCTGGGCATCACGCTGCATATCGAACTGCTTTACGGGCAGAACAACCACCACATCGTCGAAGGCATCTACAAGGGCTTTGCCCGGGCGATGCGGCAGGCGGTCGAACGCGATCCGCGCAAGGGCGACGCTGTGCCATCGACCAAGGGGCAACTCGGTGGCTGA
- the hisH gene encoding imidazole glycerol phosphate synthase subunit HisH → MAEVIALVDYGAGNLHSVHNALKAAGARGVKVTADPAVVRAADRIVLPGVGAFGACAAGLRAIPGLVDAMAERVRGGGVPFLGICVGMQLLATRGLEYGVTKGLGWVPGEVRLIERTDPAIKVPHMGWNDVVPTRHRDGAELIAAGEAYFLHSYHFQPDDGAHVAAMTDHGGGLVAAVAHDNLLGVQFHPEKSQGYGLELLARFLDWNP, encoded by the coding sequence GTGGCTGAGGTGATCGCTCTCGTCGATTACGGCGCGGGCAACCTCCATTCGGTGCACAATGCGCTGAAGGCGGCTGGCGCCAGGGGTGTCAAAGTCACGGCCGATCCCGCCGTGGTGCGGGCGGCGGATCGGATCGTCCTGCCCGGCGTCGGTGCGTTTGGGGCCTGCGCGGCGGGCCTGCGCGCGATTCCCGGCCTGGTCGATGCAATGGCGGAGCGGGTGCGCGGCGGCGGTGTGCCGTTCCTCGGCATCTGCGTGGGCATGCAACTGCTGGCGACGCGCGGGCTCGAATACGGGGTGACCAAAGGGCTGGGCTGGGTGCCGGGCGAAGTGCGCCTGATCGAACGGACCGACCCGGCGATCAAAGTGCCGCACATGGGGTGGAACGATGTCGTGCCCACCCGCCATCGCGATGGGGCCGAACTGATCGCTGCGGGCGAAGCCTATTTCCTCCATTCCTACCACTTCCAGCCCGATGACGGCGCGCATGTCGCGGCGATGACCGACCATGGCGGCGGGCTGGTGGCGGCTGTGGCGCATGACAATCTGCTGGGCGTCCAGTTCCACCCGGAAAAAAGCCAAGGCTACGGGCTGGAACTGCTGGCGCGCTTCCTCGACTGGAATCCCTGA
- the hisA gene encoding 1-(5-phosphoribosyl)-5-[(5-phosphoribosylamino)methylideneamino]imidazole-4-carboxamide isomerase codes for MIVFPAIDLKQGQVVRLAEGDMARATVYGDDPAAQAMLFAEAGSEYLHVVDLDGSFAGRAENRAAVEAILDVFPGHVQLGGGIRTREAVEGWFDLGVSRIVMGTAALKDPQFVKDMASAFPNGIVVAVDARDGMVATEGWAEVSDVSIVDMARRFEDAGVASLLFTDIGRDGLLKGCNIDATVELARQTDLPVIASGGVKGLDDIRLLSLHAGEGIEGVIAGRALYDGRLDLAAAIAMAQKG; via the coding sequence ATGATCGTATTTCCTGCCATCGACCTGAAACAGGGCCAGGTGGTCCGCCTTGCCGAAGGGGATATGGCGCGTGCCACCGTCTATGGCGACGATCCGGCAGCGCAGGCGATGCTGTTCGCCGAAGCGGGCTCGGAATATCTCCATGTCGTCGATCTCGACGGTTCGTTTGCCGGGCGTGCGGAAAACCGCGCGGCGGTGGAAGCGATTCTGGACGTGTTCCCGGGCCATGTGCAGCTCGGCGGCGGTATCCGCACGCGCGAAGCGGTGGAAGGCTGGTTCGATCTGGGCGTCAGCCGGATTGTGATGGGCACGGCGGCGCTCAAGGACCCGCAATTCGTCAAGGACATGGCGAGTGCATTCCCGAACGGAATCGTGGTCGCGGTCGATGCGCGCGATGGCATGGTGGCGACCGAAGGCTGGGCCGAAGTGTCGGACGTGTCGATCGTCGACATGGCCCGCCGGTTCGAGGATGCGGGGGTTGCCAGCCTGCTGTTCACCGATATCGGCCGCGACGGCCTGCTCAAGGGCTGCAATATCGATGCCACGGTCGAACTCGCGCGGCAGACCGATCTGCCGGTGATCGCCAGCGGCGGGGTCAAGGGACTGGACGATATCCGCCTGCTGTCGCTCCATGCCGGCGAAGGCATCGAAGGCGTGATCGCCGGCCGCGCGCTTTATGACGGGCGGCTCGACCTCGCCGCCGCGATAGCGATGGCGCAGAAAGGCTGA
- the hisF gene encoding imidazole glycerol phosphate synthase subunit HisF has protein sequence MTVRIRVIPCLDVADGRVVKGVNFVDLKDAGDPVEQARAYDAAGADELCFLDISASHEGRGTLLDIVRRTAEVCFMPLTVGGGVRSAEDARALLLAGADKVAVNSAAVSRPEVVSDIADKFGSQCIVASVDARRVSGAGEAPRWEIFTHGGRKATGIDAVAHAVRLAELGAGELLVTSMDGDGTKAGYDLELTRTIADAVSVPVIASGGVGTLDHLVEGVTQGHASAVLAASIFHFGTYTIAEAHAALRAAGLPARG, from the coding sequence GTGACTGTCCGTATCCGCGTCATCCCCTGTCTCGACGTTGCCGATGGCCGGGTGGTCAAAGGGGTCAATTTCGTCGACCTCAAGGATGCGGGCGATCCGGTGGAACAGGCCCGCGCCTACGATGCGGCGGGCGCGGACGAACTGTGTTTCCTTGATATTTCGGCCAGCCACGAAGGGCGGGGCACGTTGCTCGATATCGTCCGGCGTACGGCGGAAGTCTGCTTTATGCCGTTGACTGTGGGCGGCGGCGTGCGCAGCGCGGAGGATGCCCGTGCGCTGCTGCTGGCCGGGGCGGACAAGGTGGCGGTCAATTCCGCCGCGGTGTCGCGGCCAGAAGTGGTGTCCGATATCGCCGACAAGTTCGGCAGCCAGTGTATCGTCGCTTCGGTCGATGCGCGCCGGGTGAGCGGCGCGGGCGAAGCCCCCCGCTGGGAAATCTTCACCCATGGCGGGCGCAAGGCGACCGGAATCGACGCCGTGGCCCATGCCGTGCGGCTGGCGGAACTGGGCGCGGGCGAACTGCTGGTGACCTCGATGGACGGGGATGGCACCAAGGCTGGCTACGATCTCGAACTGACCCGCACGATTGCCGATGCCGTCAGCGTGCCGGTGATCGCCAGCGGCGGCGTGGGCACGCTCGACCATCTCGTCGAAGGGGTGACGCAAGGCCACGCCAGCGCGGTTCTGGCCGCTTCGATCTTCCATTTCGGCACTTACACCATTGCTGAGGCTCATGCCGCCCTGCGCGCGGCCGGATTGCCGGCTCGGGGATGA
- a CDS encoding phosphoribosyl-ATP diphosphatase, producing MTQSHDTLARLERTIADRRSAAPEHSYVAQLNARGVPVIARKLGEEAVETVVAALSGSHEELVGEAADVIFHLMVLLGAKGVPLADVLAELDRREGVSGIAEKASRNA from the coding sequence ATGACCCAGTCGCATGATACGCTGGCCCGCCTCGAACGGACCATCGCCGACCGCCGCAGCGCCGCGCCCGAACACAGCTACGTCGCGCAGCTCAACGCGCGCGGAGTGCCCGTGATCGCCCGCAAACTGGGCGAGGAAGCAGTGGAAACCGTGGTCGCCGCGCTTTCGGGCAGTCATGAGGAACTGGTCGGCGAAGCGGCCGACGTGATTTTCCATCTGATGGTTCTGCTCGGCGCCAAAGGCGTGCCTCTGGCCGATGTACTGGCCGAACTGGACCGCCGCGAAGGCGTGTCGGGCATTGCCGAAAAAGCTTCGAGGAACGCATGA
- a CDS encoding histidine triad nucleotide-binding protein yields MTPVDPTMPYDDQNIFAKILRGELPCTKVYEDEWAFAFEDIHPQAPEHILVLPKGAYVSWDDFSARASAEEIAGFVRAIGKIARDKGLVEPGYRAIANVGPDSGQLVPHLHVHICGGRPLGALVPA; encoded by the coding sequence ATGACCCCGGTCGATCCCACTATGCCTTACGACGATCAGAACATTTTCGCGAAAATCCTGCGCGGCGAACTGCCGTGCACCAAGGTCTATGAAGACGAATGGGCTTTCGCGTTCGAGGACATCCACCCGCAGGCGCCCGAACATATCCTGGTGCTGCCCAAGGGGGCCTATGTCAGCTGGGACGATTTCAGCGCCAGGGCCAGCGCGGAAGAAATCGCCGGTTTCGTGCGCGCGATCGGCAAGATCGCGCGGGACAAGGGGTTGGTCGAGCCGGGCTATCGCGCAATTGCCAATGTCGGGCCGGATTCCGGGCAACTGGTGCCGCATCTGCATGTGCATATCTGCGGCGGCCGCCCGTTGGGGGCGCTGGTCCCTGCCTGA
- a CDS encoding YbgC/FadM family acyl-CoA thioesterase has protein sequence MTIAAGQAPGSFPAPPQGWFDGPVHHFALRAYFDDTDAGGVVYHANYLRWFERGRSDLLRQIGLDQPGALARGWGAYAVTEIGIRYLRPARLGDAVTVTTRMTELRAASWRVEQKALCGDVVLADAQIRIGFVAPDGRASRHPAGWFEKLQTVLAPEGAA, from the coding sequence ATGACGATCGCGGCCGGGCAGGCTCCCGGCTCCTTTCCAGCCCCGCCGCAAGGCTGGTTCGACGGGCCGGTGCATCATTTCGCCCTGCGCGCCTATTTCGACGATACCGACGCGGGCGGGGTGGTTTATCACGCCAATTACCTGCGCTGGTTCGAACGCGGCCGTTCCGATCTCCTGCGCCAGATCGGCCTCGATCAGCCGGGCGCGCTGGCCCGCGGATGGGGCGCTTACGCCGTCACCGAAATCGGCATCCGCTATCTGCGTCCCGCCCGCCTCGGCGATGCGGTGACAGTCACCACGCGGATGACCGAACTGCGCGCGGCGAGTTGGCGCGTGGAACAAAAGGCGCTGTGCGGCGATGTGGTTCTGGCCGATGCGCAAATCCGCATCGGTTTCGTCGCGCCCGATGGCCGGGCCTCCCGTCATCCGGCGGGCTGGTTCGAAAAATTGCAGACAGTTCTTGCCCCCGAAGGAGCAGCATGA
- the tolQ gene encoding protein TolQ: protein MTDLAILSAAAAAAAPTRLDPVKLFLDADIVVQLVMVGLLLASVWVWMIVISFSVRIRSARRRSAAYEATLWNRPGDSGVEDDKGRDTSPAGRVVAAGLEELRLSSKAKTFDADGTRERIASAMESQVAAEADGLSERLNFLATVGSVAPFVGLFGTVWGIMNSFFQIGSQQNSSLAVVAPGISEALFATAIGLFAAIPAVIAYNRFSQQVNVLEGRLQRLADKVHAQLSRQMDAG, encoded by the coding sequence ATGACCGACCTCGCTATTCTGTCCGCCGCCGCCGCTGCGGCCGCTCCCACCCGGCTCGATCCGGTAAAGCTGTTTCTGGATGCCGATATCGTCGTCCAGTTGGTGATGGTCGGGCTCCTGCTCGCCAGCGTCTGGGTGTGGATGATCGTTATTTCGTTTTCGGTGCGAATCCGCTCGGCCCGCCGCCGCTCAGCCGCTTACGAAGCGACCCTGTGGAACCGCCCCGGCGATAGCGGGGTCGAGGATGACAAGGGTCGCGACACCAGCCCGGCCGGACGCGTGGTCGCCGCAGGGCTTGAGGAACTGCGCCTGTCGAGCAAAGCCAAGACGTTCGATGCCGATGGCACGCGCGAACGGATTGCCAGTGCGATGGAAAGCCAGGTCGCGGCTGAGGCGGATGGCCTGTCCGAACGGCTGAACTTCCTCGCCACGGTCGGTTCGGTAGCGCCTTTCGTCGGCCTGTTCGGCACGGTGTGGGGGATCATGAACAGCTTCTTCCAGATCGGCAGCCAGCAGAACAGCTCGCTCGCGGTGGTCGCGCCGGGTATTTCCGAAGCTTTGTTCGCCACGGCGATCGGCCTGTTCGCGGCCATTCCGGCGGTGATCGCCTACAACCGTTTCTCGCAGCAGGTGAATGTGCTCGAAGGCCGGTTGCAACGGCTGGCCGACAAGGTCCATGCCCAGCTCAGCCGCCAGATGGATGCAGGCTGA
- a CDS encoding biopolymer transporter ExbD: protein MAMGLAGGARRRRGRGSRAPMAEINVTPLVDVMLVLLIIFMVTAPLLTSAVPIDLPDSRAAPMEQEPEQIAIAIDADGTIYLDDEPVAPGALADHLAALPRDASGKPPLVTVRGDRVLNYGRFMEVMGELNRAGLTSISLVTNSSETAP, encoded by the coding sequence ATGGCGATGGGTCTGGCCGGAGGCGCGCGGCGGCGGCGCGGACGCGGTTCGCGGGCGCCGATGGCGGAAATCAATGTCACCCCGCTGGTGGACGTGATGCTGGTGCTGCTGATCATTTTCATGGTCACGGCCCCGCTGCTGACATCCGCGGTCCCGATCGACCTGCCTGACAGCCGCGCCGCGCCGATGGAGCAGGAGCCGGAACAGATCGCGATTGCGATCGATGCTGATGGCACCATCTATCTCGATGATGAGCCGGTGGCCCCCGGCGCGCTGGCCGATCACTTGGCCGCGTTGCCGCGCGATGCCTCGGGCAAGCCGCCGCTGGTGACGGTGCGTGGCGATCGGGTGCTGAATTACGGGCGGTTCATGGAAGTGATGGGTGAACTGAACCGGGCCGGGCTGACTTCCATTTCGCTGGTCACCAACAGTTCAGAAACCGCTCCATAG
- the tolB gene encoding Tol-Pal system beta propeller repeat protein TolB: MIPATPVEQGGLTGSVSDEKEWQDLGIAIPAFATDANKPTPANAQGTGALGVEVARVITADLRNNGLFLPVGPDALPRPSYPEIPAPNWGIWSGRNADMLVHGHVVAEGDGNLTIACHLYDVSLRQQLVSQTWRLPPADWRRGAHKCADLVYSRLSGESPFFDSKIAYIAETGPKGHRTKQLAIMDSDGANHRFITTGKATALTPRYSPDYRSIVYLSYLNGNPRIYVYDLASGSQRLVTQSTNPTFAPRWSPDGKTILYSMAVNGNTDIYSVSAQGGPSKRLTDAPGIDVGGSFSPDGRSIVFESDRSGSQQIYIMNADGSNQRRISFFGGRAATPEWSPRGDQIAFTHIAGNFRVALMDPSGGNVRHLTDSWQDEAPTWSPNGRIIQFFRTERNSGRTSLWQVDLTGRNLRRLATPVDGSDPAWGPVLP; encoded by the coding sequence GTGATTCCCGCGACTCCGGTGGAGCAAGGCGGGCTGACAGGCAGCGTTTCGGACGAGAAGGAATGGCAGGATCTCGGCATCGCGATCCCGGCTTTCGCCACCGACGCCAACAAGCCGACCCCGGCCAATGCGCAGGGCACCGGCGCATTGGGGGTGGAAGTCGCCCGGGTGATCACCGCCGATCTCAGGAACAACGGCCTGTTCCTGCCGGTGGGGCCCGATGCGCTGCCGCGCCCGTCCTACCCTGAAATTCCCGCGCCCAATTGGGGCATCTGGTCGGGACGCAACGCCGATATGCTGGTGCACGGGCACGTAGTGGCCGAAGGCGACGGCAATCTGACCATCGCCTGCCATCTCTACGACGTATCGCTGCGGCAGCAACTGGTGAGCCAGACCTGGCGCCTGCCGCCTGCCGATTGGCGTCGCGGCGCGCACAAATGCGCCGACCTTGTCTATTCGCGCCTGTCGGGCGAAAGCCCGTTCTTCGACAGCAAGATCGCCTATATCGCCGAAACCGGGCCCAAGGGGCATCGAACCAAGCAACTGGCGATTATGGATTCGGACGGGGCCAACCACCGGTTCATCACCACCGGCAAGGCCACGGCGCTGACTCCGCGCTATTCGCCCGATTACCGGTCAATCGTCTATCTCAGCTATCTCAACGGCAATCCGCGAATCTACGTCTATGATCTGGCATCGGGTTCGCAGCGGCTGGTGACGCAGAGCACCAATCCGACTTTCGCGCCGCGTTGGTCGCCCGATGGCAAAACCATCCTCTATTCGATGGCGGTCAATGGCAACACGGATATCTACAGCGTCTCCGCGCAGGGCGGGCCGAGCAAGCGGCTGACCGATGCGCCCGGAATCGACGTGGGCGGCAGCTTCTCGCCCGATGGCCGTTCCATCGTGTTCGAGAGCGATCGTTCCGGCAGTCAGCAAATCTACATCATGAACGCCGACGGCAGCAACCAGCGGCGCATTTCCTTCTTCGGCGGCCGCGCGGCGACGCCCGAATGGAGCCCGCGCGGCGACCAGATCGCATTTACCCATATCGCGGGCAATTTCCGGGTGGCGTTGATGGACCCCAGCGGTGGCAATGTGCGCCACCTGACCGATAGCTGGCAGGACGAAGCGCCGACCTGGTCGCCCAACGGCCGCATCATCCAGTTCTTCCGGACGGAGCGGAATTCGGGCCGGACATCGCTCTGGCAGGTCGATCTGACGGGCCGTAACCTGCGCCGTCTGGCCACCCCCGTGGATGGCTCAGACCCCGCATGGGGCCCGGTTCTGCCTTGA
- the pal gene encoding peptidoglycan-associated lipoprotein Pal, producing MKRKLATSVIVASAMALAACQSKAPDTLPPQPAGSTPPPESAGPIPGSQADFEAKMAGRQVIYFDTDRYNVDTRAVAALQEQAQWLMQYPNKRATIEGHADERGTRDYNLALGERRANAAKNYLVSLGVDASRLTTVSYGKERPAALGSDESAWAQNRRAVTVTID from the coding sequence ATGAAAAGGAAGCTTGCCACCAGTGTGATCGTTGCGAGCGCGATGGCGTTGGCAGCCTGTCAGAGCAAGGCTCCCGACACATTGCCGCCGCAGCCCGCCGGATCGACTCCGCCGCCGGAATCGGCAGGCCCGATCCCCGGCAGCCAGGCCGATTTCGAAGCCAAGATGGCGGGCCGCCAGGTGATCTATTTCGATACCGACCGTTACAACGTCGACACCCGGGCGGTGGCGGCGTTGCAGGAGCAGGCACAGTGGCTGATGCAGTACCCCAACAAGCGCGCCACGATCGAAGGCCACGCCGACGAACGCGGGACACGCGATTACAACCTCGCGCTGGGTGAACGCCGGGCCAATGCGGCGAAGAATTATCTCGTCAGCCTGGGCGTCGATGCCAGCCGTCTGACGACCGTTTCCTACGGTAAGGAACGGCCCGCCGCGCTGGGTTCGGATGAATCGGCCTGGGCGCAGAACCGCCGTGCGGTGACTGTCACGATCGACTGA